A genomic region of Thunnus albacares chromosome 2, fThuAlb1.1, whole genome shotgun sequence contains the following coding sequences:
- the hnf1a gene encoding hepatocyte nuclear factor 1-alpha, whose protein sequence is MEGEERSGAAKARTSRLTALQEQLIWALLGSGLSRDVLVQAMGELERDRAAAGAEKGERGDGESSEEGEMDFPPPIFRDLEKLPPEAAAKLRTEVDRLLQEDPWCVAKMVKSYMQQHNLPQREVVESTGLNQSHLSQHLNKGTPMKNQKRAALYSWYVKKQCEISQQFTNAKHGLASVEDQGEDTRKGRRNRFKWGPASLQILFHAYERQKNPSKEEREGLVDDCNRAECLQRGVSPSQLAGLGSNLVTEVRVYNWFANRRKEEAFRHKLALDTPFTNQPASSSNPPLPPSPEHGVKFSQQIPCDTLSSARGSGVERVGRLVVSPVQLEPSHTLLEAHNPKPVSSGGPLPPVSTLTSLHSLSTSPMSSQGVIMASLPSIMSLGESSLLIGLASTQPQTIPVINNVGGSFTTLQPISFQQQLHTSPQQQISQQLHSHMGASPFMATMAQLPCHMYNKSDSPQYHSSGLLSQAMVIADSSSLGTLTSLAAVRQILTADPEEQTDPSLQEESLHLQPPTPVPASSESLELYPASQTTESHQSHLLSSSPTDISSYIPTQMVSTAQ, encoded by the exons atggagggagaggagaggtcCGGGGCAGCTAAGGCGAGGACGAGCCGTCTGACCGCTCTTCAGGAGCAGCTGATCTGGGCCCTGCTAGGATCCGGACTATCCCGGGACGTCCTGGTCCAAGCCATGGGGGAACTGGAGCGAGACAGGGCGGCTGCTGGCGCCgagaagggggagagaggggatGGAGAAAGCTCCGAGGAGGGAGAAATGGATTTCCCACCGCCCATATTCCGAGATTTGGAGAAGCTTCCCCCAGAGGCGGCAGCCAAACTGAGGACAGAAGTCGACCGGCTACTGCA GGAGGACCCCTGGTGTGTcgcaaaaatggtgaaaagctACATGCAGCAGCACAATCTCCCTCAGAGAGAGGTGGTAGAGTCCACAGGACTCAACCAGTCCCACCTCTCCCAGCACCTCAACAAAGGCACGCCCATGAAGAACCAGAAGAGAGCTGCTCTGTACAGCTGGTACGTCAAGAAGCAATGCGAGATCAGCCAGC AATTCACCAATGCCAAACACGGCCTTGCATCCGTGGAGGACCAAGGAGAGGACACCAGGAAAGGACGGAGGAACAGGTTCAAATGGGGTCCAGCGTCCCTGCAGATCCTCTTCCACGCCTACGAACGACAAAAGAACCCCAgcaaggaggagagagaggggttgGTGGATGATTGTAACAG GGCAGAGTGTCTGCAGAGGGGGGTGTCTCCCTCCCAGCTTGCTGGCCTGGGCTCCAACCTGGTCACGGAGGTCCGGGTGTACAACTGGTTTGCAAACCGTCGCAAAGAAGAGGCCTTCCGTCACAAACTGGCCCTCGACACGCCTTTCACCAACCAGCCTGCCTCCTCTTCTAACCCCCCCCTTCCACCAAGTCCCGAGCACG GTGTGAAATTTAGTCAGCAAATCCCATGTGACACCCTGAGCTCAGCCAGAGGTAGCGGAGTGGAAAGAGTGGGACGCCTGGTGGTCAGCCCTGTCCAACTGGAGCCCAGCCACACACTCCTCGAGGCCCACAATCCCAAGCCG GTGTCCAGCGGTGGCCCGCTGCCCCCAGTAAGCACTCTGACCTCACTGCACAGTCTGTCCACCTCCCCTATGTCCTCACAAGGCGTCATCATGGCCTCACTGCCCAGCATCATGAGTCTGGGAGAGTCCTCACTTCTCATTG GTTTAGCCTCCACGCAGCCTCAGACCATACCTGTCATAAACAATGTGGGAGGCAGTTTCACCACTCTGCAGCCAATCTCATTCCAGCAGCAGCTTCACACCTCCCCCCAGCAGCAAATATCACAGCAGCTCCACAGTCACATGGGTGCCAGTCCATTCATGGCAACCATGGCACAGCTGCCATGTCACA TGTACAACAAGTCTGATTCGCCCCAGTACCACTCGTCTGGTCTGCTGTCTCAAGCCATGGTCATCGCCGACAGCAGCAGCCTGGGGACGCTGACCAGCCTCGCTGCTGTCAGACAG ATTCTAACAGCAGATCCCGAGGAACAGACGGATCCGTCCTTACAGGAAGAATCTCTGCACCTGCAGCCCCCCACACCTGTACCAG cTTCCTCTGAAAGCCTTGAGCTTTACCCCGCTTCTCAGACGACAGAGAGCCATCAGTCTCACCTCCTCTCATCTTCACCAACAGACATCAGCTCCTACATTCCTACACAAATGGTCTCTACTGCGCAGTAG